The genomic stretch CTTTCACGCGCTGTTTAGCTACGATGCTAGCGAGAATACCGTGGTTCATCGGATGAAAATAGGTGGGGAGGGTATGATTTATGGCGGCAGCGCAGCTCTAGAGGGGTATCTTCTCGACAATGCTTTCGAGGGATCCAGATGGTCTTCCCGATATTCAATGTCGCAGTTTGCGATGAGCGAATATGACGGTCATTTCAGAGTAGCCATGACGCGCGGTTGGTGGTCTGGCAACTCCGATGTAAACGACACATATGTCGCGGTTTTCAAAATAAACGATGATTCCTTCGATGAAGTTGGCAGGGTGGAAGGTATTGCTGAAGGCGAACGCCTGTATGCAGTTAGGTTCATAAACGATCGCGCCTACCTTGTTACCTTTCTTCAGATGGATCCGTTTTTCGTCATGGATCTCTCAGACCCGGCAAACCCGAAAGTCCAGGGTGAGCTGAAGATCCCCGGTTTCTCAACGTACCTGCATCCGCTAGACAGGAACAGGATTATAGGCATCGGCTTTGACACCATCGATGAAGGCGATTTCAGATGGAGGCAGGGTATAAAACTTGCCCTTTTCGATGTTTCCGATCCTTCAAATCCAGTCGAGGTCGGAAGTAGGGTTTTTGGCAGCAGAGGGAGCTACTCATCCACGGTAGAGGAACATCACGCCTTTACGTTCGATGTGAAGAATAGGATCCTAGCTCTTCCGCTCGAAATGTACGAGGGTGGAGATGTCTCGATTTTGGGGGATTATAAGACTTCCGGTCTCTCGCTTATCGATATAGATGATGCAAAAAAATTCAATGCGATAGGACGCATAGAAACCTTTTCAGGTGGGTCATCATACTATTATGATGGCGAAGATTCCGATCAAAATAAAGTTTTAAGAAGCGTTATTTTGGATGATGGCAATGGTTCGCGCTTTGTTCTTTCGCTTACCAGCGATTTCATGCTGCTGAATAAGATAGATAAAAAGATGACTCAGATAGGTAAAATTCAGTAAATAGGTAATCGATCGAAATTTGTTGAAGGGGCTGCGCATTAGCGCGGCCCTTCGTGTTTAGCGGTGCGGCGAGGTATTTATTTAACTATTTGTTATCATTAGCAAATAAAGATTTCTGCTTTAAATTAATTTGTCCCTTGTAGTTTGTTTCTTTGAGGATAGAATGCCCCGCTCAAAACCCAAACAGGAGGGGAGCTATGAGAAAGGTGTTTTTGGCTGTTCTGGCGATTGCGGTGGCAGTATCCTTTTCAGCGGTTTCTTTTGCCGATGAAGTCATCGAGCTAAAAGAGAAGACCACGGTTCGCGAAGGAAAGGTAGTGACGAAGGTCGAGGCTAAGGCTCTCGAAACGGGTGCGAAGGTAAAGGCTGAGGAACGTACGACAGATGCCGGCACGACGATGAAGGGCGAGGCGAAAGGTAAGGAGTTCGATGTGAAGACCAAGAGGCATATCACCGATGCCGAGGTCGCAGGCAAGACGAAGGTGAAGATCAAGAACGGCGCGATCAAGAAACTTTCCTTGAATTATGAGTATTATCAGGAAGGCCCTGACTATGTCCTTGAGTACAACATAAAGGATAAAACAGATCCGGATCTCGTCGCTCTGCTCGATTTGACGCCGGAGCAGTTAGAGGCTCTCACCCCTGGGCATCACAAAGTCGTAAGCACAAGCCCCTATACAGCAGATGAGATGAAGGCCAATTTTCAGAATATAATATTGCAGGATATAAAGCAGACCGTAGCTTCCAAAAAGAAGAAATAAGAAATAAGTTTTTGTAGATTTAGAGAGGCGCCCTTTGCGGCGCCTCTTTTTTTGTCAGTGGCTAAATTTTCGGATCGCTTTTATTTTCAAGTTCCACCCATAAATCATAGGAGTGCGCGATTTGCTCGTCTAGCTTGGCGAGTTTTTTTTGGGTCGCTTCTACCCTTTCTCTGCTTTGATATGTTTCAGGATCGGACATAGAAGTGAGCAAATTTTGCCTTTCGCTCTCCATCTCCTCTATTTTTTTGGGGAGGGCTTCGAGCTCTCTTTTTTCGTTGAAAGAGATTTTTTTAGGCTGCTTCGATTTTGTTTTTTTAGTTCCGGCATCTTTGGTTTCTTCGATCTCTGTTTTCGCATCAGGTTGACTGCGCTGTCTCAGCCAGTCATCGTATCCGCCGACATATTCGGCAGCCACGCCGTTTCCCTCCAGCGCGATGGTGCTGGTTACAACGTTATTCAAAAAAGACCTGTCGTGGCTGACCAAGAGCACCGTCCCGCTGTAGTTGATGAGCATTTCTTCGAGTATATCCAGAGAATCGGCGTCGAGGTCGTTTGTAGGCTCATCCAGTACGAGCAGGTTGGATGCTATCGTAAAAAGTTTGGCGAGCATCAGGCGGTTTTTCTCTCCGCCTGAGAGAATTCTGACGGGAGATCTCGACCGCTCTGGCGAAAAAAGGAAATCCTCGAGATATCCAATCACGTGTTTTCTGTTTCCATTTATGGTTAGAAAAGGATTGCCGCCACATATATTTTCCTGAACGCTCTTTTCGCCGTCGAGGCTGTCTCTCAACTGGTCGAAATAGGCGATCTGCAGGTTGGTGCCTTTTCTTACGTTGCCTGAATCAAGGGGGAGATCTTCCAGCAGCATTCGAAGTAGCGTCGTTTTTCCAGACCCATTCGGGCCTATGATGCCTATCTTGTCACCGCGCATTATCGTGGTGGAAAAATTTCTTATTACGGTTTTTGAGCCATACGAAAATGAAGCGTTTTCAACCTCTATTACAAGCCTGCCGGAGCGCTCCGCTTCCTCGGCTTCTAGATGGATTGATCCCATCCTCTGGCGCAACGAACGTTTGAACTCGCGCATGCGATAGAGGGCCTTCACCCGGCCTTCATTGCGCGTTCTTCTTGCGCGAACTCCCTGTCTCAGCCAGGCTTCCTCCTCGGCCAGCTTCTTTTCGAAGAGAGCCTTCTGATTTTCTTCGGCATCGAGGGCTGCCTCCTTGCGCTGAAGATAGGTGTCGTAGCCGCACGCCCAGCTGGTGATTTTGCCGCGATCGATCTCGATTATTCTGGTGGCCAGATTTTTCAAAAACATCCTGTCGTGCGTGACGAAGAGAATCGTACCGGAGTAGTTTTTCAGGTGATCCTCGAGCCAGCTTATGGATTCTATGTCGAGATGATTTGTCGGCTCATCGAGGAGCAGCAGGTCCGGTTTCAATACCAAGGCCCTTGCCATAAGCACTCGGCGCTTCATCCCGGCGGAAAGTTCGCTGCATTCCAGGTCTGGATCGAGTTTCATGTGTGAAATTGCAGAGTTTATCTCTCCGGCCAGGTCCCAGGCGCTTAGCCGTTCCAAACCGAGCTGTACCGCGTCGAGCTGGGCAAGCAGCTGTTCATCGCCGTGATGTTTTTCGAGCTTTGCGCTTAT from Myxococcales bacterium encodes the following:
- a CDS encoding ATP-binding cassette domain-containing protein gives rise to the protein MALLSISGLRVAFGDKPLIDDATLSIQRGEKVCLVGRNGTGKSTLMKIIVGDFIPDAGEIAREKGASFSYLPQEVPEKLSGKIFDVVAEGLKEKGKLLSKYHEISAKLEKHHGDEQLLAQLDAVQLGLERLSAWDLAGEINSAISHMKLDPDLECSELSAGMKRRVLMARALVLKPDLLLLDEPTNHLDIESISWLEDHLKNYSGTILFVTHDRMFLKNLATRIIEIDRGKITSWACGYDTYLQRKEAALDAEENQKALFEKKLAEEEAWLRQGVRARRTRNEGRVKALYRMREFKRSLRQRMGSIHLEAEEAERSGRLVIEVENASFSYGSKTVIRNFSTTIMRGDKIGIIGPNGSGKTTLLRMLLEDLPLDSGNVRKGTNLQIAYFDQLRDSLDGEKSVQENICGGNPFLTINGNRKHVIGYLEDFLFSPERSRSPVRILSGGEKNRLMLAKLFTIASNLLVLDEPTNDLDADSLDILEEMLINYSGTVLLVSHDRSFLNNVVTSTIALEGNGVAAEYVGGYDDWLRQRSQPDAKTEIEETKDAGTKKTKSKQPKKISFNEKRELEALPKKIEEMESERQNLLTSMSDPETYQSRERVEATQKKLAKLDEQIAHSYDLWVELENKSDPKI